One genomic window of Saccharomyces cerevisiae S288C chromosome XII, complete sequence includes the following:
- the IRC25 gene encoding Irc25p (Component of a heterodimeric Poc4p-Irc25p chaperone; involved in assembly of alpha subunits into the 20S proteasome; may regulate formation of proteasome isoforms with alternative subunits under different conditions; upregulates proteasome assembly in response to the unfolded protein response activated by mistargeting of proteins (UPRam)): MISYEFQTHLPKGKDSSLNASSENKELYVQATHFNNTILLQIRLNGEMDSTYEVSSKGLNPILDINVPLAGNLGNTGGDYDDEEEEFVRDHLSDYQVVTKLGDSADPKVPVVCVQIAELYRRVILPEVSGTMAQDNMQFSLLISMSSKIWRATKEQSADDNDFGKLVFVLKCIKDMYAK, encoded by the coding sequence ATGATATCATATGAATTCCAAACTCATCTACCGAAAGGAAAAGATAGCTCATTGAACGCTTCATCcgaaaacaaagaattgTATGTACAAGCCACGCACTTTAATAACACAATTCTATTGCAAATCAGACTAAATGGGGAAATGGATTCCACCTATGAGGTATCTTCAAAAGGACTAAACCCAATTCTCGATATCAACGTACCACTGGCAGGAAACCTAGGAAACACGGGTGGCGATTATGacgatgaggaagaagaatttgtaAGAGACCATTTATCTGATTATCAAGTGGTTACCAAGTTGGGAGATAGTGCCGATCCTAAAGTACCCGTGGTATGCGTACAGATTGCCGAACTATATAGGAGAGTTATTCTACCAGAAGTGAGCGGTACGATGGCCCAAGACAACATGCAATTCAGCTTGCTGATATCCATGAGCAGTAAGATATGGAGAGCAACGAAGGAACAAAGCGCTGACGATAATGATTTTGGCAAATTAGTTTTTGTGTTAAAGTGTATCAAAGATATGTATGCAAAGTGA
- the SDO1 gene encoding guanine nucleotide exchange factor SDO1 (Guanine nucleotide exchange factor (GEF) for Ria1p; essential protein involved in ribosome maturation; with Ria1p, promotes release of Tif6p from 60S ribosomal subunits in the cytoplasm so that they can assemble with 40S subunits to generate mature ribosomes; ortholog of the human protein (SBDS) responsible for autosomal recessive Shwachman-Bodian-Diamond Syndrome; highly conserved across archaea and eukaryotes): MPINQPSGQIKLTNVSLVRLKKARKRFEVACYQNKVQDYRKGIEKDLDEVLQIHQVFMNVSKGLVANKEDLQKCFGTTNVDDVIEEIMHKGEIQLSEKERQLMLNKVNNEMLTIVSAKCINPVSKKRYPPTMIHKALQELKFSPVINKPAKLQALEAIKLLVSKQIIPIVRAKMKVKVAISEPSRQPELIEKISKLIASSPGESTKPELDPWTCTGLIDPVNYRDLMTLCDKKGTVQVLDMAVIDNTTHN, from the coding sequence ATGCCTATCAATCAACCGTCGGGACAGATTAAGTTAACTAATGTTTCATTAGTGAGATTAAAAAAGGCTCGCAAGAGATTTGAAGTCGCGTGCTACCAAAATAAGGTCCAAGACTATCGAAaaggaattgaaaaagatctGGATGAAGTGCTGCAGATACATCAAGTTTTCATGAATGTTTCGAAAGGCTTGGTTGCTAATAAGGAAGATCTACAAAAGTGTTTCGGGACTACAAATGTTGATGATGTCATCGAGGAGATCATGCATAAGGGAGAGATTCAATTATcggaaaaagaaagacaaTTAATGCTTAATAAAGTTAATAACGAAATGCTTACAATAGTTAGCGCTAAATGTATAAATCCTGtgtcaaagaaaagatatCCGCCCACAATGATCCACAAAGCTTTACAGGAACTGAAGTTCAGCCCTGTTATTAACAAACCTGCCAAATTGCAAGCTTTAGAGGCTATCAAATTATTGGTTTCTAAGCAAATTATTCCAATAGTAAGGGCGAAGATGAAAGTCAAAGTGGCCATAAGTGAGCCATCTAGACAACCCGAACTTATTGAGAAGATTAGTAAATTGATAGCTTCATCGCCTGGAGAGTCAACGAAGCCGGAATTGGATCCTTGGACATGTACAGGTCTTATCGATCCTGTCAATTATAGAGATTTGATGACCCTATGTGATAAAAAGGGAACTGTGCAAGTCTTGGATATGGCAGTCATAGATAATACAACGCATAACTAA
- the IZH3 gene encoding Izh3p (Membrane protein involved in zinc ion homeostasis; member of the four-protein IZH family, expression induced by zinc deficiency; deletion reduces sensitivity to elevated zinc and shortens lag phase, overexpression reduces Zap1p activity) encodes MMDSSSKSLTQYIPSPMGSLSRLKQKGVDNFQKVKKSGKSIYNYNYSKFVPHPFSTIDESVKHSESGRYDDLEIIRPTKEKEVTSSVYKRNSGKSLNTESQFSLGDSDAATLVNSVATFKLNNASTSTSLVSSSSTVCSQAKSSLRSPTSRLNDTKIKEENNYISSVKDYCGPMRKSMVKTEILIEEPLNPTTDIKSFINSYNHGKAYSLGETQHLHYYQLPFPWRENRYIIHGYRFYNTHSKSLLSIFNWYGWHNETSNIWSHLLGAIYIIYLAIYDFPQSEVWRNSQVPPQARWIVFMFLAAALKCMLSSVFWHTFNGTSFLKLRSKFACVDYSGITILITASILTTEFVTMYSCYWAMYTYMSISLALGVFGVFMNWSPRFDRPEARPLRIRFFILLATMGVLSFLHLIFLTDLHYAATLFSPVTYKSVVWYLVGVVFYGSFIPERFRSDVQVDKTIPTNYELSTDLEIITKQREIHFREVPTAHSKCSSCPSHAKSFKSLWWVDYFGCSHTFWHFFVVLGVIGHYRAILDMFAKRWILS; translated from the coding sequence ATGATGGACTCGTCAAGCAAAAGCTTAACTCAGTATATACCCTCACCCATGGGATCTCTATCAAGGCTAAAGCAGAAGGGTGTGGACAATTTTCagaaggtgaaaaaatcCGGTAAATCCATCTATAATTACAACTACTCAAAATTCGTTCCTCATCCATTTTCAACTATTGATGAAAGTGTTAAACACTCTGAAAGTGGGCGGTATGATGATTTGGAGATAATTCGTccaacaaaagaaaaggaagtaACAAGTTCTGTGTACAAAAGAAACAGTGGCAAGTCTCTGAATACAGAATCTCAGTTTTCACTGGGAGATTCAGATGCAGCCACTTTGGTGAATTCAGTCGCTACTTTCAAGCTTAACAATGCTTCTACATCCACTTCACTGGtgtcttcatcttcaactGTATGTTCTCAAGCGAAGTCCTCGTTACGTTCCCCAACAAGTCGTCTCAATGAtacaaaaatcaaagagGAAAACAATTATATTTCCAGCGTGAAAGACTATTGCGGTCCAATGAGAAAATCCATGGTAAAGACGGAAATCCTCATTGAAGAACCTTTGAATCCTACTACCGATATCAAGTCTTTTATAAACTCATACAACCATGGCAAAGCGTATAGTCTAGGTGAAACTCAACATTTACATTATTATCAGTTGCCATTCCCATGGAGGGAAAACAGATACATAATCCATGGCTATAGGTTTTACAATACCCATTCCAAATCTTTGTTGTCTATCTTTAACTGGTACGGCTGGCATAATGAAActtcaaatatttggtCTCATTTGTTAGGAGCCATTTATATAATCTACTTGGCAATTTACGATTTCCCTCAGTCTGAAGTTTGGCGGAATTCCCAGGTTCCACCACAGGCTAGATGGATTGTTTTCATGTTTTTGGCAGCTGCGTTGAAATGTATGCTAAGCTCCGTGTTTTGGCATACTTTCAACGGAACGTCCTTCTTGAAGCTACGTTCTAAATTTGCGTGTGTCGACTATAGCGGTATTACGATCTTAATTACAGCTTCGATATTGACAACGGAGTTTGTTACCATGTATTCATGTTACTGGGCGATGTACACTTACATGAGTATTTCTCTGGCGCTGGGTGTATTTGGTGTGTTTATGAATTGGTCGCCTCGCTTTGATAGACCTGAAGCAAGGCCATTAAGAATTAGATTCTTCATTTTGCTGGCTACTATGGGTGTATTGTCGTTTTTacatttgatatttttgacTGATCTTCATTATGCTGCAACGCTATTTAGCCCCGTCACATACAAATCTGTTGTTTGGTATTTGGTTGGTGTGGTATTTTACGGTTCGTTCATTCCTGAACGGTTCAGATCTGACGTTCAGGTTGATAAGACCATTCCAACAAACTACGAATTATCTACTGATTTAGAAATCATCACAAAGCAAAGGGAAATTCATTTTAGAGAGGTGCCAACAGCCCATTCCAAATGCAGTTCCTGTCCGTCTCATGCCAAATCATTTAAATCTCTATGGTGGGTTGACTATTTTGGTTGTTCGCACACTTTTTGGCATTTCTTCGTAGTGTTGGGTGTCATCGGCCATTATAGAGCTATTTTAGATATGTTTGCCAAGAGGTGGATTTTGTCATGA